A part of Helicobacter himalayensis genomic DNA contains:
- a CDS encoding DUF485 domain-containing protein produces MSKTVASKEQVRARFYKFVSFRNKFSLCLSLVILVCYYAFIASVGFFPEILGYRLGPSAVSLGIILGVFIIVLSIVSTGIYTLFANKYFDKEQAEVLEELDRVDLVKEMQNQK; encoded by the coding sequence ATGAGCAAAACAGTCGCTTCAAAAGAGCAAGTAAGGGCGAGATTCTATAAATTTGTGTCATTTCGCAATAAATTTTCGCTTTGTCTCTCTTTGGTTATTCTTGTTTGCTATTACGCATTTATCGCTAGTGTTGGGTTTTTCCCTGAGATTCTTGGATACAGATTAGGCCCTAGTGCAGTTAGTCTAGGCATCATCTTAGGTGTGTTTATTATAGTGCTATCGATTGTAAGCACTGGGATTTATACATTATTTGCAAATAAATATTTTGACAAGGAGCAAGCTGAAGTGCTAGAGGAGCTAGATCGCGTAGATTTAGTCAAAGAAATGCAAAACCAAAAGTAG
- a CDS encoding tRNA1(Val) (adenine(37)-N6)-methyltransferase, translating into MAHKLLSLYQLSDGYCYNTDSLLLAFFAREFLKPRMRLLDIGAGCGILGLLCAREVGDCTLEMVELEQKACFLARKNAQNTDFAKNALVHNCNIFDFAAPTLFDFVISNPPFYNIGILKSPNERKNLARVQDSMPLDLFFKHIKRLLKPRGNLVLCYDARESGRLFYELFKAGFCAQNARFVYPLANRNANLLLLQAKIDYKGALNLLPPLFTHNSPNQQDNTSELKAVYEWARTKSIKIESSAIGLDDLKQT; encoded by the coding sequence ATGGCTCACAAACTCTTAAGCCTCTATCAATTAAGCGATGGCTACTGCTACAACACCGATAGCCTTTTGCTTGCCTTTTTTGCACGGGAGTTTTTGAAGCCAAGAATGCGCCTTTTAGATATTGGCGCGGGTTGTGGGATTTTGGGGCTTTTGTGCGCGCGTGAAGTGGGAGACTGCACGCTTGAGATGGTGGAGCTTGAGCAAAAAGCTTGTTTTTTGGCACGCAAAAATGCGCAAAACACGGATTTTGCAAAAAATGCGTTGGTGCATAATTGCAATATTTTTGATTTTGCTGCGCCCACACTTTTTGACTTTGTGATAAGCAACCCACCATTTTACAACATCGGGATTTTAAAAAGCCCAAATGAACGTAAGAATCTCGCGCGTGTGCAGGATTCTATGCCGCTAGATTTGTTTTTTAAACACATTAAACGTTTGCTAAAACCACGTGGGAATCTCGTGCTTTGCTATGATGCAAGGGAGAGTGGGAGGCTTTTTTATGAGCTTTTTAAAGCTGGATTTTGTGCCCAAAATGCGCGCTTTGTGTATCCGCTTGCAAATCGCAATGCGAACCTTCTTTTGTTGCAAGCAAAGATTGACTATAAAGGCGCGCTTAATCTCTTGCCCCCACTTTTTACGCACAATAGCCCAAATCAGCAGGATAATACGTCAGAACTCAAGGCGGTGTATGAATGGGCAAGGACAAAAAGCATAAAGATAGAATCTAGCGCGATTGGGCTAGATGATTTAAAGCAAACATAA
- the panC gene encoding pantoate--beta-alanine ligase, translating into MEVLRTAEELKQYRAHIQSLGFENFAQNFTQNASEKSKALKEAQSCAVFESVGLVPTMGALHNGHKSLIMESRKRDFCTIVSIFVNPTQFGAGEDFTSYPRTLDSDLQVCKEAGVGAVFAPSVETLYADMAQSANQSGLDEVGLLPPKVMGYVLEGFDRSTHFSGVLQVVLKLFNLMRPTRAYFGKKDAQQVLIIQKMVRDFFLPLEIVPCPIVRDFDGLALSSRNIYLSQSEREIALCIPRTIELLQEKIAQGVHNISTLESIARENLKTTHIFYAKFFDRNLRRLESLQKDNSIFLLSVRVGSTRLLDNFWY; encoded by the coding sequence ATGGAAGTTTTACGCACAGCAGAGGAATTAAAGCAATATAGGGCACATATACAATCTTTAGGGTTTGAAAATTTCGCACAAAATTTCACTCAAAACGCGTCTGAAAAATCCAAAGCACTCAAAGAGGCGCAATCCTGCGCTGTATTTGAAAGTGTAGGCTTAGTGCCGACAATGGGCGCACTTCATAATGGGCATAAAAGTTTGATTATGGAATCTAGAAAGCGCGATTTTTGCACGATTGTAAGTATTTTTGTCAATCCTACGCAATTTGGCGCAGGAGAGGACTTTACGAGCTATCCACGCACGCTAGATTCTGATTTGCAAGTTTGCAAGGAAGCGGGGGTTGGCGCAGTTTTTGCTCCGAGTGTTGAAACGTTGTATGCAGATATGGCTCAAAGTGCTAATCAAAGCGGGCTTGATGAAGTGGGGCTTTTGCCACCAAAAGTAATGGGCTATGTGCTGGAGGGGTTTGATCGCTCTACGCATTTTAGCGGTGTGTTGCAGGTGGTGTTGAAACTTTTTAATCTTATGCGCCCTACGCGTGCATATTTTGGTAAAAAGGACGCACAGCAAGTGCTAATCATTCAAAAAATGGTGAGAGATTTTTTTCTGCCACTTGAGATTGTGCCTTGTCCTATTGTGCGTGATTTTGATGGTTTGGCGCTTAGTTCGCGCAATATTTATCTAAGTCAAAGTGAGCGTGAAATCGCCCTTTGTATCCCGCGCACCATAGAGCTTTTGCAGGAAAAAATCGCTCAAGGCGTGCATAATATCTCAACACTTGAAAGCATAGCGAGGGAAAATCTAAAAACCACGCATATTTTTTACGCGAAGTTTTTTGATAGGAATTTAAGACGTTTAGAATCTTTGCAAAAAGACAACAGCATTTTTTTGCTAAGTGTGCGTGTTGGGAGCACGCGACTTTTGGATAATTTTTGGTATTAA
- a CDS encoding MBL fold metallo-hydrolase: MILSCINGGGGQTNTNSSLTNLNPRTPQHTDINITLHAHASLEFCHNNFSLLCDPWLVGYAFFGAWRNYPSPVIKPEQLHPNAIYISHEHSDHFHPETLKYFDKNVPIYIPAFPNGRLEQKLQNLGFSNIIVLDFGKRVEITKECFITIYEPASLWNDSQMLLEINSFKILNINDAGINHRILKTLKHVDMICASFSPGASGYPATYTHLSQAQKKDIYKKSAIATLEMLQEVCALYNASYFLPFASHFILNHPKHLPYLNIVRKNTIYDVEKFFAKQKSNTKVISLLAGDMWEGSTGKIHRYKRETNLYDKNVVEKFIKTSFCESEFLHYYPDKKQYSFDKKLVQEYFISLNNIPEMAFCEDMSVSIYPDSQKELAFCFCVKNGELKLLDSLLETPNLTISIPSEILMYIVINNESWDEATIGYWCECTRTPDIYHSEFWRILQAPYYLKKPLNKNRLKTDVIINAQSNLSLILENLGTQGHKILARYGLYCLTCNKAPMENIEQACLAHGIDTSRMQRMIKELNIQATAQCYPTS; this comes from the coding sequence ATGATATTGTCATGCATAAATGGGGGGGGGGGGCAAACTAATACAAATAGCTCTCTTACAAACCTCAACCCACGCACCCCACAACATACAGATATAAACATAACACTCCATGCACACGCAAGTTTAGAATTTTGCCACAATAACTTTAGCTTGCTTTGTGACCCATGGCTTGTGGGCTATGCCTTTTTTGGTGCATGGCGTAACTATCCAAGCCCAGTCATAAAACCAGAGCAATTACATCCAAATGCGATATATATCTCCCATGAACATAGCGATCATTTCCACCCAGAAACCTTGAAGTATTTTGACAAAAATGTGCCAATTTATATCCCAGCCTTTCCTAATGGTCGTTTAGAACAAAAATTACAGAATCTAGGATTCTCAAACATCATTGTGCTTGACTTTGGTAAGCGCGTAGAAATCACAAAAGAATGCTTTATAACTATTTATGAGCCAGCTTCTTTGTGGAATGACTCGCAAATGCTACTTGAAATCAATTCCTTTAAAATCCTCAATATCAATGATGCGGGGATAAATCATAGGATTCTCAAAACCTTAAAGCATGTAGATATGATTTGTGCGAGTTTCTCGCCCGGAGCTAGTGGCTATCCAGCTACTTACACACACTTAAGCCAAGCGCAAAAAAAGGATATTTATAAAAAAAGTGCAATCGCCACTTTGGAAATGCTCCAAGAAGTGTGCGCGCTGTATAATGCAAGCTATTTTCTGCCTTTTGCCTCACATTTTATCTTAAACCACCCAAAGCACTTGCCCTATCTTAATATCGTGCGAAAAAATACCATTTATGATGTTGAAAAGTTCTTTGCAAAGCAAAAAAGCAATACAAAAGTCATATCTTTACTTGCAGGCGATATGTGGGAGGGAAGCACGGGGAAAATACATAGATATAAAAGAGAGACAAATCTCTATGATAAAAATGTGGTAGAAAAGTTTATTAAAACCTCTTTTTGTGAAAGTGAATTCTTGCACTACTATCCGGATAAAAAACAATATTCCTTTGACAAAAAGCTAGTGCAGGAATATTTCATAAGCCTAAACAATATCCCAGAAATGGCTTTTTGTGAGGATATGAGTGTTAGCATTTATCCAGATTCTCAAAAAGAGCTTGCCTTTTGTTTTTGCGTCAAAAATGGAGAATTAAAATTACTAGATTCTCTTTTAGAAACTCCAAATTTAACTATCAGTATCCCTAGCGAAATATTGATGTATATTGTCATCAATAATGAATCTTGGGATGAAGCAACTATCGGATATTGGTGCGAATGCACTCGCACTCCAGACATATACCATTCAGAGTTTTGGCGCATATTGCAAGCACCTTATTACCTCAAAAAGCCTCTTAATAAAAATAGGCTTAAAACTGATGTCATCATAAATGCACAAAGCAATCTTTCCCTGATACTAGAAAACTTAGGCACACAAGGACATAAAATCTTGGCACGTTATGGCTTATATTGCCTTACTTGCAATAAAGCACCAATGGAGAACATAGAACAAGCATGTCTCGCACATGGCATTGACACTTCGCGAATGCAAAGAATGATTAAAGAACTCAATATACAAGCAACTGCGCAATGCTATCCGACATCATAA
- a CDS encoding NTP transferase domain-containing protein, translated as MHPQTLAQNILRQNVTQQTTQNTLQHIIIQAGGKGTRLEGLTKNKPKCLVPFENLPIIFHLFTHFPHAHFTIIADYKIEVLTKYLAIFATRYNYSIIHPQNEGTISGIKEAIAPFSDNEPFMIIWCDLILSSDFAIPPLTQNYIGISQNFECRWSYVNGECKKEPSVQNGIAGLFIFKNKIELENIAESGAFVRWLQIQKIPFTPLPLTNCKEIGTLLSYSDNNPTPICRPFNHIEFRGNEVIKTAISEQGVQISQKEIAWYKFAQAKGFEKIPQILSFEPLTMKRVQGKNIFEYDCLLPSQRKEILKEILDSLLELHNLAPKIPANMQDVMQTYITKTFERIEKVQSLVAFAENEFIKINGQYYKNILFDKQKIIDKILSFAPSEFCVIHGDCTFSNILFDTFNMRAILIDPRGYFGESQIFGDADYDYAKVYYSLSGDYDQFNRKKFTLVIKENEVDFAIKSSAWQDCEEWFFEYLQLNGERINREKIALLHALIWLGLSTYAWEDYDSICGAFYNGIIKLKGIL; from the coding sequence ATGCACCCACAAACTTTAGCGCAAAATATTTTACGACAAAACGTCACGCAACAAACGACACAAAACACTTTACAGCACATCATTATCCAAGCCGGTGGCAAAGGCACGAGATTAGAAGGACTTACTAAAAATAAGCCAAAATGCCTTGTGCCGTTTGAAAATCTACCTATTATTTTCCATCTTTTTACACATTTCCCGCACGCGCATTTCACAATCATTGCTGATTACAAAATCGAAGTACTTACAAAATACCTTGCAATCTTTGCTACGCGATATAATTACTCAATAATCCACCCGCAAAATGAGGGGACAATCTCTGGTATCAAAGAGGCAATCGCGCCTTTTAGCGACAATGAGCCTTTTATGATTATTTGGTGTGATTTGATTTTGTCAAGTGATTTTGCAATCCCACCATTGACGCAAAACTACATCGGAATCTCACAAAACTTTGAGTGTCGCTGGAGCTATGTAAATGGCGAGTGTAAAAAAGAGCCAAGCGTGCAAAATGGCATAGCCGGGCTTTTTATCTTTAAAAATAAAATCGAATTAGAAAATATTGCAGAATCTGGCGCGTTTGTGCGTTGGTTGCAGATTCAAAAAATCCCTTTTACCCCCTTGCCACTCACAAATTGTAAAGAAATTGGCACACTTCTTAGTTACAGCGATAACAATCCAACACCAATTTGTCGCCCATTTAATCATATAGAATTTAGAGGCAATGAAGTTATCAAAACGGCTATAAGCGAGCAAGGAGTGCAAATATCGCAAAAAGAAATTGCGTGGTATAAATTCGCACAAGCAAAAGGCTTTGAGAAAATCCCACAGATTCTAAGTTTTGAACCACTCACAATGAAGCGCGTGCAGGGCAAGAATATTTTTGAATATGATTGTTTATTGCCCTCACAACGCAAGGAGATTCTAAAAGAAATCCTAGATTCCCTTTTAGAGCTTCATAATCTAGCACCAAAAATCCCAGCAAATATGCAAGATGTAATGCAAACTTACATCACAAAGACTTTTGAGAGGATAGAAAAAGTGCAATCCCTTGTTGCCTTTGCAGAAAATGAGTTTATCAAAATCAATGGGCAGTATTACAAAAACATTCTTTTTGATAAGCAAAAAATTATTGATAAGATTCTGTCTTTCGCGCCGAGCGAGTTTTGCGTGATACACGGAGATTGCACTTTTTCAAATATCCTTTTTGATACTTTTAATATGAGGGCTATTTTAATTGACCCAAGGGGCTATTTTGGAGAAAGTCAGATTTTTGGCGATGCGGATTATGACTATGCTAAGGTGTATTACTCGCTAAGTGGGGATTATGACCAATTTAATCGTAAGAAATTTACCCTTGTAATAAAGGAAAATGAAGTGGATTTCGCTATTAAATCAAGCGCGTGGCAGGATTGCGAGGAATGGTTTTTTGAGTATTTGCAGTTAAATGGCGAACGTATAAATAGGGAGAAAATCGCGCTTTTACACGCGCTTATTTGGCTTGGACTTAGCACTTATGCGTGGGAAGATTATGATTCTATTTGTGGGGCATTTTACAATGGGATTATTAAGCTAAAGGGGATTTTATGA
- a CDS encoding Rieske (2Fe-2S) protein → MQILAHISDLNDGINEKILDDHKFFIYKNGDEIRVYDSICPHQGGMLHCKNTQNTQEIYCKVHNWRFNEKGESLTTSARLIEHKVLINSNDIVMHKWGGGAN, encoded by the coding sequence ATGCAAATCTTAGCGCACATAAGCGACCTAAATGATGGTATCAATGAAAAAATCCTAGATGATCATAAATTCTTCATCTACAAAAATGGGGATGAAATAAGAGTGTATGATTCTATCTGTCCCCATCAAGGAGGCATGCTTCATTGCAAAAATACGCAAAATACCCAAGAGATATATTGTAAAGTGCATAATTGGCGTTTTAATGAAAAAGGAGAATCTCTTACAACAAGCGCAAGGCTTATCGAACATAAAGTGCTTATAAATTCTAATGATATTGTCATGCATAAATGGGGGGGGGGGGCAAACTAA
- a CDS encoding TerB family tellurite resistance protein: protein MEVVLLLIGAGVAYFLYITLQDYLKNPLHQQSFAQPVKNQNVPQVNFIEDEQNRLQNRIKESEYGLLCAILGAFAKSDGKVCEQEEILIEDMIDEMLKDPKSAKLTKESLLEIYQNTNARDLEMLCESFTNVTKGEYKKRLKVVEFLFVLAYADGEFAQEEKDMLIDIAAFFELSNEDFNRLYNEFEALHEQKETLSKEKALELFNLKQDYTQDELHARYVELTKAKKGNILGNKNMGKSLLDGGAKDLREIEEAYKILQAQSA from the coding sequence ATGGAGGTTGTTTTATTGCTTATTGGCGCGGGTGTGGCGTATTTTTTGTATATCACATTGCAAGATTATTTGAAAAATCCACTACACCAACAAAGCTTCGCGCAACCGGTGAAAAATCAAAATGTGCCACAGGTAAATTTTATCGAAGACGAGCAAAATCGCCTGCAAAATAGAATCAAAGAAAGCGAATATGGCTTGCTTTGCGCGATTTTGGGGGCATTTGCCAAAAGTGATGGGAAGGTGTGCGAGCAAGAGGAGATTCTTATTGAAGATATGATTGATGAAATGCTTAAAGACCCAAAAAGTGCGAAGCTCACAAAAGAATCTTTGCTAGAAATCTACCAAAATACTAACGCTCGGGATCTTGAAATGCTTTGTGAATCTTTCACAAACGTCACAAAAGGCGAGTATAAAAAGCGCTTGAAAGTCGTAGAATTCCTTTTTGTGCTGGCTTATGCTGATGGCGAATTCGCGCAGGAGGAAAAAGATATGCTTATTGACATTGCGGCATTTTTCGAGCTAAGCAATGAGGATTTCAACAGGCTGTATAATGAGTTTGAAGCATTGCACGAGCAAAAAGAGACATTAAGCAAAGAAAAGGCGTTGGAGCTTTTCAACTTAAAGCAAGACTACACACAAGATGAACTGCACGCGCGCTATGTCGAGCTAACAAAGGCAAAAAAAGGCAATATCTTAGGAAATAAAAATATGGGAAAATCCCTGCTAGATGGGGGCGCAAAGGATTTACGCGAGATTGAGGAGGCATATAAAATATTACAAGCACAATCCGCGTAA
- a CDS encoding class I SAM-dependent methyltransferase translates to MITAFHVIEHLQDPIAILQQLASLLKENGKMIIEVPNANDALLTVYQNKAFQEFTYWSPHLYLYNPHTLRKLGERAKLKVEFVKGIQRYPLSNTLYWLSQGKPAGQKIWGNFLDNKILQESYESSLASLGATDTLIALFSKT, encoded by the coding sequence GTGATTACTGCCTTTCATGTGATTGAACATCTACAGGATCCTATTGCGATTCTACAACAACTTGCTTCCTTGCTTAAAGAAAATGGAAAAATGATAATAGAAGTTCCAAACGCAAATGACGCCTTACTGACTGTTTATCAAAATAAAGCATTTCAAGAATTTACCTATTGGAGTCCTCATCTCTATCTTTATAATCCCCATACTCTAAGAAAACTAGGAGAACGAGCCAAATTAAAAGTAGAATTTGTTAAAGGAATCCAAAGATATCCTTTATCCAACACTCTTTATTGGCTATCTCAAGGGAAACCTGCTGGACAAAAGATTTGGGGAAATTTTCTTGATAATAAGATTCTACAAGAATCCTATGAATCCTCACTTGCTTCACTTGGAGCAACCGACACTTTGATTGCTTTATTCTCAAAAACCTAA
- the rpmI gene encoding 50S ribosomal protein L35: MPKMKTNRGAAKRFKLKKNAIKRGSAFKSHILTKKSPKRKAHLNASKYVHSSNVDSVKNLLCMA, encoded by the coding sequence ATGCCAAAGATGAAGACAAATCGTGGCGCGGCAAAGCGTTTTAAATTGAAAAAAAACGCAATCAAGCGCGGCAGTGCTTTCAAAAGTCATATTTTGACAAAGAAAAGCCCTAAGCGCAAAGCGCATCTTAACGCGTCAAAATATGTTCATAGCAGTAATGTTGATTCTGTAAAAAACCTACTTTGTATGGCGTAA
- the rplT gene encoding 50S ribosomal protein L20, with the protein MRVKTGVVRRRRHKKILKLARGFYSGRRKHFRKAKEQLERSLCYAFRDRKRKKRDFRRLWITRINAACRIHGVSYSRFMHALKVADIQLDRKVLADMAMNDSKAFEKVLKSVKL; encoded by the coding sequence ATGAGAGTAAAAACAGGCGTTGTCAGAAGAAGACGACACAAAAAGATTCTAAAGCTCGCGCGAGGCTTTTACAGCGGACGTAGAAAGCATTTTAGAAAGGCAAAAGAACAACTAGAGCGCAGTCTTTGCTATGCGTTTCGCGATAGGAAACGCAAGAAGCGCGATTTTAGGCGATTGTGGATTACACGCATTAACGCGGCGTGCAGGATTCATGGCGTGAGCTACTCGAGATTTATGCACGCGCTTAAGGTTGCAGATATTCAACTAGATCGCAAAGTGCTTGCAGATATGGCGATGAATGATAGCAAAGCATTTGAAAAAGTGCTCAAAAGCGTGAAACTCTAA
- the ribD gene encoding bifunctional diaminohydroxyphosphoribosylaminopyrimidine deaminase/5-amino-6-(5-phosphoribosylamino)uracil reductase RibD, with protein sequence MSFLADKSFETSTKSPQEVLDSLLMKSAIAHAWEFQTLCLPNPSVGALLYSTQYGILGVGAHKKAGGAHAEVYAFANAARTLWKMQKKEDKIRALDSLFLLPLSEQSHALHEFLKAQARGLFAQCSLYVSLEPCNHFGKTPPCAQLIESLQVRRVVIAHLESKSAQGGAQRLQKCGIEVVSGVCEKEAWALLLPFLRFSQNGAFRLFKLAMRLNGDYKSGQISSQSARNFTHNQRSVCERIIVSGKTFLYDLPRLDCRFASVPFDKTHLPKIEILTRKSFNPLQNENIKERDVRVCEDIKELSLIKGFSIIEGGFPLLESLKNHIDMLLIQLAPNFLSNVLPQMADFTQSRILDSVSSHNDALARFSFAFTQQKGEDLSLWLTNS encoded by the coding sequence ATGAGCTTTTTAGCTGATAAAAGTTTTGAAACTAGCACTAAATCTCCGCAAGAAGTGCTAGATTCTCTATTGATGAAAAGCGCAATCGCGCACGCGTGGGAATTTCAAACATTATGCTTGCCAAATCCAAGCGTTGGCGCATTGCTCTATTCCACGCAGTATGGAATCTTAGGCGTTGGTGCGCATAAGAAAGCAGGGGGCGCGCACGCGGAGGTGTATGCCTTTGCAAATGCTGCGCGCACCTTATGGAAAATGCAGAAAAAAGAGGATAAAATCCGCGCGCTAGATTCTCTTTTTTTGCTTCCTTTGAGCGAGCAAAGTCACGCACTGCACGAGTTTTTGAAAGCGCAAGCGCGTGGGCTTTTTGCACAATGCAGCTTGTATGTGAGCTTAGAGCCTTGCAATCATTTTGGCAAAACCCCGCCTTGCGCGCAATTAATAGAATCTTTGCAGGTTAGACGCGTGGTAATTGCGCATTTAGAATCTAAGTCCGCGCAAGGTGGTGCGCAAAGGCTGCAAAAGTGTGGTATTGAAGTAGTAAGTGGCGTGTGTGAAAAAGAGGCGTGGGCGCTATTGTTACCATTTTTGCGCTTTTCTCAAAATGGCGCTTTTAGGCTTTTTAAGCTTGCAATGCGTTTAAATGGCGATTACAAAAGTGGGCAAATCTCAAGCCAAAGTGCACGTAATTTTACACACAATCAGCGTAGTGTGTGCGAGCGTATCATTGTTTCAGGGAAAACTTTTTTGTATGATTTACCAAGGCTTGATTGTCGCTTTGCCAGCGTGCCTTTTGACAAAACGCATTTGCCAAAGATTGAAATACTCACGCGCAAAAGTTTTAACCCCTTGCAAAATGAAAATATAAAGGAGCGTGATGTGCGTGTGTGTGAGGATATTAAAGAGCTTAGTTTGATAAAAGGTTTTAGCATTATTGAGGGCGGATTCCCGCTATTAGAAAGTTTAAAAAATCATATCGATATGCTTTTAATCCAACTTGCACCAAATTTTTTGTCAAATGTTTTGCCACAAATGGCAGATTTTACGCAGTCTCGCATTTTAGATTCTGTATCTAGCCACAATGACGCACTAGCGCGCTTTAGCTTTGCTTTCACACAGCAAAAAGGCGAGGATTTAAGCCTATGGCTCACAAACTCTTAA
- a CDS encoding cation acetate symporter, whose amino-acid sequence MICYGFFTQCLGAGIDVGDVEKAPINYIAISMFIIFVLATLGITYFSSKKSQSAESFYTAGGNITGLQNGIAIAGDFMSAASFLGIVALVFTNGFDGLIYSVGFLVGWPIVLFLIAEKFRNLGKYTFADIVAYRLKSKPIRTISAISGLAVIVFYLIAQMVGAGQLIQVLFGLPYTIAVIVVGILMICYVVFGGMHATTWVQIIKACLLLGGSTFMALMVLYYANFDLASWFEKAIANHKSGEAIMSPGTFLPDPISALSLGLALMFGTAGLPHILMRFFTVKDAKEARKSVFFATGLMGYFYALTFIIGFGAIAFLLNDPNFTDSEGNFTGASNMVAVLLAQVLGGDIFLGFISAVAFATILAVVAGLAISGAGAISHDLFVNVCKNGVCDPKLEMRVTKGASVGIGILAIILGIGFENQNVAFMVGLAFAIAASVNFPIILLCIYWKNLTTKGVFWGGLIGLISVLTLVLLSKSVWVKVFHFPEAIFHYEHPAIFTMPLTFLLVFAISKLDNSERAKIDRAGFKAQDFRAQTGIGASEAIAH is encoded by the coding sequence ATGATTTGCTATGGTTTCTTTACGCAATGCTTAGGAGCAGGTATTGATGTGGGTGATGTAGAAAAAGCCCCAATAAACTATATCGCGATAAGTATGTTTATAATCTTTGTCTTAGCAACTCTTGGCATTACATATTTTTCTAGCAAAAAGTCGCAGTCTGCTGAAAGTTTTTATACTGCCGGAGGCAATATCACTGGACTACAAAATGGCATTGCAATTGCTGGAGATTTTATGAGTGCGGCAAGCTTTTTAGGAATTGTAGCATTGGTTTTTACCAACGGATTTGATGGGCTTATTTATTCTGTTGGTTTTTTGGTTGGTTGGCCTATCGTGCTTTTTCTCATCGCCGAAAAATTCCGTAATTTAGGCAAATACACCTTTGCAGATATAGTAGCTTATCGATTAAAGTCTAAGCCTATTCGCACAATCTCTGCAATTAGTGGGTTAGCTGTGATTGTCTTTTATCTCATTGCGCAAATGGTGGGCGCAGGACAACTCATACAAGTGCTCTTTGGGCTTCCATATACGATAGCAGTCATAGTTGTGGGAATCTTAATGATTTGCTATGTTGTCTTTGGCGGTATGCATGCTACTACTTGGGTGCAAATCATTAAAGCCTGTTTGCTTTTGGGTGGCTCTACCTTTATGGCACTCATGGTGCTTTATTACGCAAACTTTGATCTTGCATCTTGGTTTGAAAAAGCTATAGCTAACCACAAAAGTGGTGAAGCCATTATGAGTCCTGGGACATTTTTACCCGACCCTATCTCTGCATTATCTTTAGGCTTGGCACTTATGTTTGGAACAGCTGGATTGCCTCATATTCTCATGCGATTTTTTACAGTGAAAGATGCCAAAGAAGCACGAAAGTCAGTATTTTTTGCTACCGGACTTATGGGCTATTTTTATGCACTTACTTTTATTATCGGGTTTGGGGCTATCGCCTTTTTACTAAATGACCCAAATTTTACCGATAGTGAGGGTAATTTCACTGGCGCGAGTAATATGGTGGCTGTCCTTTTAGCACAAGTTCTTGGTGGTGATATATTTTTGGGATTTATCTCTGCAGTAGCTTTTGCCACAATTTTAGCAGTGGTAGCTGGATTAGCAATCTCTGGAGCTGGTGCAATAAGTCATGATTTATTCGTCAATGTTTGTAAAAATGGAGTTTGTGATCCCAAATTAGAAATGCGTGTTACAAAAGGCGCATCGGTTGGAATTGGTATTTTAGCAATCATTCTTGGCATAGGATTTGAAAATCAAAATGTCGCTTTCATGGTAGGACTTGCCTTTGCCATTGCTGCAAGTGTGAATTTTCCTATTATATTACTTTGTATTTATTGGAAAAACCTCACGACAAAAGGGGTGTTTTGGGGCGGATTAATTGGCTTAATTAGTGTTTTAACACTCGTATTGCTTAGCAAAAGCGTATGGGTAAAAGTTTTTCACTTCCCTGAAGCTATTTTCCATTATGAACATCCAGCAATCTTTACGATGCCATTGACATTTTTACTCGTCTTTGCTATCTCCAAACTTGATAATAGCGAACGCGCAAAGATTGATAGAGCAGGATTTAAAGCTCAAGATTTCCGAGCGCAAACAGGAATTGGAGCAAGTGAAGCGATAGCACATTAA